One stretch of Castor canadensis chromosome 12, mCasCan1.hap1v2, whole genome shotgun sequence DNA includes these proteins:
- the Adora3 gene encoding adenosine receptor A3 isoform X1 — MIPNMWLKITYITLEAFIGLCAIVGNMLVVWVVKLNPSLRTTTFYFIVSLALADIAVGVLVIPLAIVISLNIKTHFYSCLFMSCILLIFTHASIMSLLAIAVDRYLRVKLTVRSRIPEIPGFFISFQLKVHFLPVMELFILLSLTLFSDAMVMDEKVKASFVLDTASAVCNYDAHYKNHTKYWCRGYFRDYCTIIAITPNNTNRVALKDTGNQLIVTVSCLTKEDMGWYWCGIQRNFARDYMDFTELIVNDNAEGITNDFWSGEDSDPSGKKNSSCRASKVAQKTDRSRTSILIICILITGLGIISIISHLSRRRRSQRNSRGATGKGLNRSPQTSQASPVVLTLLDATL; from the exons ATGATACCCAACATGTGGTTGAAAATCACCTACATCACCTTGGAGGCTTTCATCGGGCTCTGTGCCATTGTGGGGAACATGCTGGTCGTCTGGGTGGTCAAGCTGAACCCCAGTCTGCGGACCACTACCTTCTATTTCATTGTGTCGCTAGCGCTGGCTGACATTGCAGTTGGGGTGCTGGTCATACCTTTGGCTATTGTCATCAGCCTGAACATCAAAACCCACTTCTACAGCTGCCTATTCATGTCCTGCATCCTGCTGATCTTCACCCACGCCTCCATCATGTCCTTGCTGGCCATTGCTGTAGACCGATACCTGAGGGTCAAGCTCACTGTCAG ATCCAGAATTCCTGAGATTCCGGGGTTCTTCATATCCTTCCAGTTGAAGGTTCACTTCCTTCCAGTCATGGAGCTCTTCATTCTGCTCTCCTTGACTCTCTTTTCGG ATGCCATGGTCATGGATGAAAAGGTCAAGGCAAGCTTCGTGCTGGACACAGCTTCTGCAGTCTGTAACTATGATGCCCACTACAAGAACCACACCAAATATTGGTGCCGAGGCTATTTCCGGGATTACTGTACCATCATCGCCATCACACCTAACAATACCAACCGTGTGGCTCTGAAGGACACAGGGAATCAACTCATTGTCACTGTGTCCTGCCTGACTAAGGAGGATATGGGCTGGTATTGGTGTGGCATCCAGAGGAACTTTGCCAGGGATTACATGGATTTCACAGAGCTGATTGTGAATGACAATGCGGAAGGCATAACCAATGACTTTTGGTCTGGTGAAG ATTCAGACCCATCAGGCAAAAAGAACAGTAGCTGCAGGGCTTCCAAAGTTGCCCAAAAGACAGATCGCTCCAG GACGTCCATTCTTATCATCTGCATTCTGATCACTGGTTTGGGGATCATCTCTATAATCAGTCATTTGTCCAGAAGAAGGAGAAGTCAAAGGAATAGCAGGG GTGCTACGGGTAAAGGCCTAAACAGAAGCCCCCAAACCAGCCAAGCTTCGCCTGTGGTCCTTACACTCTTG
- the Adora3 gene encoding adenosine receptor A3 isoform X2, whose translation MIPNMWLKITYITLEAFIGLCAIVGNMLVVWVVKLNPSLRTTTFYFIVSLALADIAVGVLVIPLAIVISLNIKTHFYSCLFMSCILLIFTHASIMSLLAIAVDRYLRVKLTVRYRRVTTQRRIWLALGLCWLVSFLVGLAPMFGWNKRLTSRNPPNGTILSCSFPSVMSMDYMVFFSFLTWIFIPLLVMCAIYLNIFYIIRNKLSQNLSSSKETGISYGREFKTAKSLFLVLFLFALCWLPLSIINCILYSNVKVPDILICLGILLSHANSMMNPIIYACKIKKFQKTYILILKACSICRPADCLDPNIEQVPE comes from the exons ATGATACCCAACATGTGGTTGAAAATCACCTACATCACCTTGGAGGCTTTCATCGGGCTCTGTGCCATTGTGGGGAACATGCTGGTCGTCTGGGTGGTCAAGCTGAACCCCAGTCTGCGGACCACTACCTTCTATTTCATTGTGTCGCTAGCGCTGGCTGACATTGCAGTTGGGGTGCTGGTCATACCTTTGGCTATTGTCATCAGCCTGAACATCAAAACCCACTTCTACAGCTGCCTATTCATGTCCTGCATCCTGCTGATCTTCACCCACGCCTCCATCATGTCCTTGCTGGCCATTGCTGTAGACCGATACCTGAGGGTCAAGCTCACTGTCAG ATATAGGAGGGTCACCACTCAAAGAAGAATATGGCTGGCCCTGGGCCTTTGCTGGCTGGTGTCCTTCCTGGTGGGATTGGCCCCCATGTTTGGCTGGAATAAGAGACTGACTTCAAGGAACCCCCCAAATGGTACCATCCTGTCATGCTCTTTCCCTTCTGTCATGAGTATGGACTACATGGTCTTCTTCAGCTTCTTGACCTGGATCTTCATCCCCCTGCTTGTCATGTGTGCCATCTACCTGAACATCTTCTATATCATCCGCAACAAACTCAGTCAGAACTTGTCTAGCTCCAAAGAGACAGGGATATCTTATGGACGGGAGTTCAAGACAGCGAAGTCCCTATTTCTGGTTCTCTTCCTGTTTGCTTTGTGCTGGCTACCCCTGTCCATCATCAACTGCATCCTCTACTCTAATGTTAAAGTACCAGACATTTTGATATGCTTGGGCATCCTTCTGTCCCATGCTAACTCCATGATGAACCCTATTATCTACGCTTGCAAAATAAAGAAGTTCCAGAAAACCTACATTTTGATCCTCAAAGCCTGTAGCATCTGCCGGCCTGCTGATTGCTTGGACCCAAACATTGAGCAGGTTCCTGAGTAG